Proteins encoded within one genomic window of Prochlorococcus marinus str. MIT 9515:
- the gndA gene encoding NADP-dependent phosphogluconate dehydrogenase, translated as MSKAHFGLIGLGVMGENLVLNAERNGFSSVVFNRTYSKTEEFLKGRGLGKNIEGAKTLQEFVNKLERPRRILMMVKAGSPTDAVIDNISEYLEEGDLLIDGGNSQFKDTERRVKTLESKSFGYIGMGVSGGAKGALEGPSMMPGGTKASYDAIESLLTKMAAKVEDGPCVAYVGPGGSGHFVKTVHNGIEYGIEQILAEAYDLMKRVKNMNGSQMSEVFGIWNNTDELASYLVEITEICLNTKDEITGEDVVEKILDKAGQKGTGLWTVVSALELGVSVPTIYASLNARVMSSLKDQRSEIEKTLPIKAFNDFDLGDISNGMKPLFDAVVLATIASYAQGMDILSEASSVYKYDLNMPSIAQIWKGGCIIRSKLLRKIQDAYQKEPNLKNLIFDDWFNMEISSRIDNLANVVSSSTKAGIPVPCLSSTLDYLNSYRTNRLPQNLVQAMRDCFGSHTYERIDKEGSFHTEWMK; from the coding sequence ATGTCCAAGGCACATTTTGGTTTAATCGGTCTTGGAGTCATGGGGGAGAATTTAGTTCTAAATGCAGAAAGGAATGGATTTTCTAGTGTGGTTTTTAATAGAACTTATTCAAAAACCGAAGAGTTTCTAAAGGGAAGAGGTTTAGGAAAAAATATAGAAGGAGCTAAAACACTTCAAGAATTTGTTAATAAGCTCGAGAGACCAAGAAGAATTTTAATGATGGTAAAAGCTGGTTCTCCCACAGATGCTGTGATTGACAATATTTCTGAATATCTTGAAGAAGGAGATTTATTAATAGATGGAGGCAATTCTCAATTTAAAGATACGGAAAGAAGAGTTAAGACTCTTGAAAGTAAAAGTTTTGGATATATTGGGATGGGTGTCTCCGGAGGGGCTAAAGGTGCTCTAGAAGGTCCCAGTATGATGCCAGGAGGTACTAAGGCTTCTTACGACGCAATAGAAAGCTTATTGACTAAAATGGCTGCGAAAGTAGAAGACGGTCCTTGTGTTGCTTATGTTGGCCCTGGTGGTTCAGGCCATTTCGTCAAAACTGTTCATAACGGTATTGAATATGGTATTGAGCAAATACTTGCAGAAGCCTATGACCTTATGAAGAGAGTTAAAAATATGAATGGTTCACAAATGTCAGAAGTCTTTGGTATTTGGAATAATACAGATGAGTTAGCCTCGTATCTTGTCGAAATAACAGAGATCTGTTTAAACACTAAAGATGAAATAACTGGTGAAGATGTTGTTGAGAAAATATTGGATAAAGCTGGCCAAAAAGGTACTGGCTTATGGACGGTGGTTAGTGCGTTAGAACTTGGTGTGTCAGTTCCAACTATTTATGCCTCTTTAAATGCAAGGGTTATGAGTTCACTGAAAGACCAACGTAGTGAAATTGAGAAAACACTCCCAATAAAAGCTTTTAATGATTTTGATTTAGGAGATATTTCTAATGGAATGAAACCTTTGTTTGATGCCGTGGTTCTTGCTACTATCGCTAGTTACGCTCAAGGCATGGACATATTAAGTGAAGCATCATCCGTATATAAATATGATTTGAATATGCCGTCAATTGCTCAAATATGGAAAGGTGGGTGCATTATAAGATCAAAATTATTAAGAAAAATTCAGGATGCATACCAAAAGGAGCCTAACTTAAAAAATTTAATATTTGATGATTGGTTCAATATGGAAATTTCTTCGAGGATAGATAATTTAGCTAATGTTGTTTCTTCCTCAACAAAAGCTGGCATCCCTGTGCCCTGTTTATCAAGTACCCTTGATTATTTAAATAGTTACAGAACAAACAGACTTCCACAAAACCTGGTGCAGGCTATGAGAGATTGTTTTGGCTCTCATACTTACGAGAGAATTGATAAAGAGGGGAGTTTTCATACTGAATGGATGAAATGA
- the lptB gene encoding LPS export ABC transporter ATP-binding protein, with protein MNFEIKNVFLTIGGKSIVNDVSITVSPGEIVGLMGPNGAGKTSTFNLAVGNLKPDKGDISMNDKSIKNLPLPSRARLGLGYLTQEASIFRDLTVKENIDLALQHSFSSSAIVRNKREKIINEFNLNKVVDNYGYQLSGGERRRCEIARALSVGRKGPKYLLLDEPFAGIDPLAVNDLKKLIIKLSKNGMGILITDHNVRETLLITNKSYVLSEGKILAHGSSNELANNQIVKKFYLGDNFQL; from the coding sequence ATGAATTTTGAAATAAAAAACGTATTTCTGACCATTGGAGGCAAATCAATAGTTAATGATGTGTCAATAACTGTATCCCCTGGTGAGATTGTAGGTTTAATGGGTCCTAATGGTGCCGGCAAAACCTCTACTTTTAATCTTGCAGTTGGTAATTTAAAACCTGATAAAGGAGATATTTCAATGAATGATAAGTCCATTAAAAATTTACCTTTGCCCAGTAGAGCAAGACTTGGTTTAGGGTATCTTACCCAAGAGGCAAGTATCTTTAGAGATCTTACAGTTAAAGAAAATATAGACTTGGCCTTACAACATTCTTTTTCCAGTAGCGCAATAGTTAGAAATAAGAGAGAAAAAATAATTAATGAATTTAATCTAAATAAAGTTGTTGATAATTATGGTTATCAACTATCTGGAGGGGAAAGAAGAAGGTGTGAGATAGCAAGAGCTCTATCAGTTGGAAGAAAAGGACCTAAATATTTACTTTTAGACGAACCTTTCGCAGGGATCGACCCCTTGGCTGTAAATGATTTAAAGAAACTTATTATTAAACTAAGTAAAAATGGAATGGGAATTCTTATCACTGACCATAATGTTAGAGAAACTCTTTTAATCACAAACAAATCATATGTTTTGAGTGAAGGGAAGATCCTAGCCCATGGATCATCTAATGAACTTGCAAATAATCAAATAGTGAAAAAGTTTTATCTTGGAGATAATTTTCAGCTTTGA
- the pgl gene encoding 6-phosphogluconolactonase, translating into MDEMIKKSVDGYDLNIYKDKLELSSKVSKFIENQIIQTIKTKERFQFCVSGGSTPKSIYQLLSKRDIEWDKVDIFLGDERCVDPNSELSNSFMLKNSLLANFGSKAFFYEIFSEKKVDDNISKKLLISKLYEKCNGNPQFFDLTLLGLGDDGHTASLFPYQNNNTDDLVIFNDGKGLKRISLTPKLLSASSTIIFLVSGASKQLALKRLLDKNESQERTPSKLIKSSNQISIFCDEESSKELLT; encoded by the coding sequence ATGGATGAAATGATTAAGAAATCTGTTGATGGATACGATTTAAACATATATAAAGATAAATTAGAACTTTCATCTAAAGTTTCTAAATTTATAGAAAATCAAATTATCCAAACAATAAAGACTAAGGAAAGATTTCAATTTTGTGTAAGTGGGGGTTCAACTCCGAAGTCCATTTATCAACTTCTATCAAAAAGGGATATTGAATGGGATAAAGTTGATATTTTTTTAGGTGATGAGAGGTGTGTTGATCCAAATTCCGAGTTAAGTAACTCTTTTATGTTAAAAAATTCATTGTTAGCAAATTTTGGTTCTAAGGCTTTTTTCTATGAGATCTTTAGCGAAAAAAAAGTTGATGACAATATCTCTAAAAAATTGTTAATCTCTAAACTATATGAAAAGTGTAATGGTAATCCTCAATTTTTTGATTTAACTTTATTAGGTCTTGGAGATGATGGCCATACTGCTTCCTTATTTCCTTATCAAAATAATAATACTGATGATTTAGTTATTTTTAATGATGGGAAAGGTCTTAAAAGAATTTCTCTAACTCCTAAATTACTATCAGCTTCTTCAACAATAATTTTTTTGGTTAGTGGAGCTTCTAAACAATTAGCCCTTAAGAGGTTACTGGATAAAAACGAATCTCAAGAAAGGACTCCTTCTAAATTAATTAAATCAAGTAACCAGATATCAATATTTTGTGATGAAGAATCTTCAAAAGAATTATTAACTTAG
- a CDS encoding DUF309 domain-containing protein, protein MGDEEIKKSFEENFLNALNLFNDQKWYEAHDAFEDIWNTLDGDERQIVQGIIQVSVSQFHLSKGNLNGATILMGEGLGRIKNRTYINLGIDLESFCKCLEDLLRKLQYKEDLNENDKPYLVRRVKNEF, encoded by the coding sequence ATGGGAGATGAAGAAATAAAAAAAAGTTTTGAGGAGAACTTTCTTAATGCTTTAAATCTCTTTAATGATCAAAAATGGTATGAGGCTCATGATGCTTTTGAAGATATATGGAATACTCTTGATGGTGATGAAAGACAAATTGTACAAGGAATAATCCAAGTTTCCGTTTCTCAATTTCACTTAAGTAAAGGAAATTTGAATGGTGCAACTATATTAATGGGGGAAGGTTTGGGTAGGATAAAAAATAGAACTTACATTAATTTAGGAATAGACCTTGAATCTTTTTGCAAATGTCTAGAGGATTTACTAAGAAAGCTTCAATATAAAGAAGACTTAAATGAAAATGATAAACCTTACTTAGTGAGACGAGTGAAAAATGAATTTTGA
- the glpX gene encoding class II fructose-bisphosphatase: MNQTLIQEILEVVEQAAIASAKLTGLGQKDEADAAAVEAMRLRMGKIEMKGKIVIGEGERDEAPMLYIGEEVGSGNGPGVDFAVDPCEGTNLCANNQRGSMAVLAASDTGGLFNAPDFYMNKLAAPPAAKGKVDIRNSATENLKILSNCLDLAIDELTVVVMDRARHKGLIKEIRECGAKIQPISDGDVQAAIACGFAGTGTHCLMGIGAAPEGVISAAAMRALGGHFQGQLVYDPSIAQTSEWADYTKEGNIKRLNEMGITDIDKIYEANELASGENVIFAGSGITDGLLFDGVKFEKDCTRTSSLVISTLDSTCRFTNTIHMKDGAKSINL; this comes from the coding sequence GTGAATCAAACTTTAATTCAAGAAATTCTCGAAGTAGTCGAGCAAGCCGCAATCGCATCAGCGAAACTTACAGGTCTCGGCCAGAAAGATGAAGCCGATGCTGCTGCTGTTGAAGCAATGAGATTGCGAATGGGCAAAATTGAGATGAAGGGGAAAATTGTTATAGGTGAAGGAGAACGTGACGAAGCACCAATGTTATACATAGGTGAAGAGGTAGGCAGTGGCAATGGGCCTGGTGTTGACTTTGCTGTAGACCCTTGTGAGGGTACTAATCTTTGTGCTAACAACCAAAGAGGATCTATGGCAGTATTAGCGGCCTCTGACACTGGTGGGCTTTTTAATGCACCTGATTTTTACATGAATAAACTGGCAGCACCTCCAGCAGCCAAAGGAAAAGTAGATATTAGGAATTCAGCAACTGAAAACTTAAAAATTTTAAGTAATTGCTTGGATTTAGCAATTGATGAACTTACAGTAGTTGTTATGGATAGAGCTCGACATAAAGGGTTGATAAAGGAAATTCGAGAATGCGGTGCAAAAATTCAACCAATTTCTGATGGAGATGTTCAAGCTGCAATTGCATGTGGATTTGCAGGCACAGGTACCCATTGTCTAATGGGAATTGGAGCAGCTCCTGAAGGCGTAATATCAGCCGCTGCCATGAGAGCTTTAGGGGGGCATTTTCAAGGACAATTAGTATATGATCCCTCGATTGCACAAACTTCTGAGTGGGCAGACTATACAAAAGAAGGAAATATAAAACGTTTAAATGAAATGGGAATTACTGATATTGACAAAATCTATGAGGCCAATGAACTGGCATCAGGAGAAAATGTTATTTTTGCGGGTAGTGGAATTACTGATGGCTTGTTATTCGACGGAGTCAAATTTGAAAAGGACTGTACTAGAACTAGTAGCTTAGTAATAAGTACTTTAGATAGTACATGTCGATTTACAAATACTATTCATATGAAAGATGGCGCTAAAAGCATCAATCTTTAA
- the ccsB gene encoding c-type cytochrome biogenesis protein CcsB, with protein sequence MIFDGFIKNLIYDPVSTLGILIFYFLLINLPISLLALFNKKSSSFVRFFTILINLFIALQLIFRWILSGHFPISNLYESLYFLVWGISLGQLLVEKEYPNPIIPVIAIPIELLTIAFACFVLPDDLKLSSNLVPALRSSWLIMHVSVVMLSYAALIIGSLLSASVLFINNRQPLQLRSSSTGIGGFRMSNEYSGNNFNEPINFTHTEELDTLSYRSILVGFVLLTLGLITGAIWANEAWGTWWSWDPKETWAFISWLFYAAYLHMRISRGWQGRRPALFATSGFFVVLICYLGVNFLGIGLHSYGWIFGILN encoded by the coding sequence ATGATATTTGATGGTTTTATCAAAAATTTGATTTACGACCCAGTATCTACCTTAGGCATTTTAATATTTTATTTTTTATTAATTAATCTGCCAATTTCTTTATTAGCTTTATTTAATAAAAAATCCTCATCTTTTGTGAGATTTTTTACAATTTTAATTAATCTTTTCATAGCTTTACAGCTTATCTTCAGATGGATTTTATCTGGACATTTCCCAATAAGTAATTTATATGAATCTCTTTATTTTTTAGTTTGGGGCATATCTCTAGGTCAATTATTAGTAGAGAAAGAATACCCAAATCCCATAATACCAGTAATAGCAATACCTATTGAGCTTTTAACTATAGCTTTTGCATGCTTTGTTTTGCCTGATGATTTAAAACTATCTTCTAATCTTGTTCCAGCATTGAGATCAAGCTGGTTAATTATGCATGTAAGCGTAGTAATGCTAAGTTATGCCGCGCTCATAATTGGCTCTTTACTTTCAGCTTCCGTACTTTTTATTAATAACAGACAACCTCTTCAACTTAGAAGCAGTTCTACAGGTATAGGAGGTTTTAGGATGTCTAATGAGTACTCTGGCAATAATTTCAATGAGCCTATAAATTTCACTCATACGGAGGAATTAGATACTCTTAGTTATAGATCAATATTAGTCGGATTCGTTCTTCTTACTCTTGGTTTAATAACCGGAGCCATTTGGGCTAATGAAGCTTGGGGCACTTGGTGGAGTTGGGATCCTAAAGAGACATGGGCCTTCATATCTTGGTTATTCTATGCTGCCTATTTACACATGAGAATTAGTAGAGGCTGGCAAGGTAGAAGACCTGCCTTATTCGCAACTTCAGGCTTTTTTGTTGTACTAATATGTTATCTCGGAGTTAATTTTTTAGGTATAGGTTTGCATAGTTATGGCTGGATATTTGGAATATTAAATTAA
- a CDS encoding CIA30 family protein, with amino-acid sequence MSKKKVLFQKQKFEGWKTLNDTVMGGSSSAYCENIKSGLLLKGNIIEKAGGFVSCRSSIYKPTLDIKEYESFELKIDGQGRTFKFAVACEDDLLGLTEFIPGGLRWIKSFPTKKFGTTDIQIPFNSLKPSIRANKVSFPFKFKPSKIKRLQLLHSKFGDDGLPNNEFKSGPIKILIKSISVI; translated from the coding sequence ATGAGTAAGAAAAAAGTATTATTCCAAAAACAAAAATTTGAAGGATGGAAAACCCTAAATGATACGGTAATGGGCGGATCAAGCTCAGCTTATTGTGAAAATATAAAGTCTGGATTGCTTTTAAAGGGAAACATCATAGAGAAAGCTGGTGGTTTTGTTAGCTGCAGATCTTCGATATACAAACCTACACTAGATATAAAGGAGTATGAATCTTTTGAATTAAAAATAGATGGTCAAGGAAGAACTTTTAAATTTGCAGTTGCATGTGAAGATGACCTCCTAGGACTTACTGAATTTATTCCTGGTGGTCTCAGATGGATAAAATCATTTCCCACTAAAAAATTTGGGACAACCGATATTCAAATTCCTTTTAATTCTCTTAAGCCATCAATTAGAGCTAATAAGGTAAGTTTTCCATTCAAATTTAAACCATCAAAAATCAAAAGATTACAGCTTCTTCATTCAAAATTTGGAGATGATGGTCTTCCAAATAATGAATTTAAGTCTGGTCCAATAAAAATTTTAATTAAATCAATCAGTGTTATTTGA
- a CDS encoding glucose-1-phosphate adenylyltransferase, which produces MKRVLAIILGGGKGSRLYPLTKMRAKPAVPLAGKYRLIDIPISNCINSGINKMYVLTQFNSASLNRHIGRTYNLSAPFGQGFVEVLAAQQTPDSPKWFEGTADAVRKYQWLFQEWDVDEYLILSGDQLYRMDYSLFVQHHRDNGADLTVAALPVDEAQAEGFGLMRTDDLGNIKEFSEKPTGEKLKSMAVDTSKFGLTKESALEKPYLASMGIYVFSRKTLFDLLNKFPNYTDFGKDIIPEALGRGDNLKSYVFDDYWEDIGTIGAFFESNLALTRQPKPPFSFYDEKFPIYTRPRYLPPSKLVDAQITDSIVCEGTILKSCSILHCVLGVRSRIESDSVIEDALVMGADFFESQEERVELRKGGGTPLGVGVGSTIKRAILDKNARIGDNVVIVNKDRVEEADKPELGFYIRNGIVVVVKNATIANGTII; this is translated from the coding sequence ATGAAGCGAGTATTGGCAATCATCCTCGGAGGAGGAAAAGGTTCTAGGCTTTATCCCTTAACAAAAATGAGGGCTAAACCTGCAGTCCCTTTAGCGGGGAAATACCGGTTGATTGATATTCCAATTAGTAATTGTATTAATTCTGGTATTAATAAAATGTATGTATTGACTCAGTTCAATAGTGCATCTCTTAACAGACATATTGGAAGAACTTACAATTTAAGTGCACCTTTTGGTCAAGGATTTGTGGAGGTTCTTGCTGCTCAGCAGACTCCTGACAGCCCTAAATGGTTTGAAGGGACTGCTGATGCAGTAAGAAAATATCAATGGTTATTTCAGGAATGGGATGTTGATGAATATTTAATATTGTCAGGAGATCAGCTTTACAGGATGGACTATAGTTTATTTGTTCAGCATCATAGAGATAATGGTGCCGATTTAACAGTGGCAGCCTTACCAGTTGATGAAGCTCAGGCTGAAGGCTTTGGTCTGATGAGAACAGACGATTTGGGTAATATTAAAGAATTTAGCGAAAAGCCAACTGGTGAAAAATTAAAGTCAATGGCTGTTGATACTTCTAAGTTTGGATTAACGAAGGAATCAGCATTAGAGAAACCCTATCTTGCCTCGATGGGTATATATGTTTTTAGTAGAAAGACTCTTTTTGATCTTTTAAATAAATTTCCTAATTATACTGATTTTGGTAAAGATATTATCCCTGAAGCTTTAGGAAGAGGAGATAATTTAAAAAGTTATGTCTTTGATGATTACTGGGAAGATATCGGTACTATTGGAGCATTTTTCGAATCGAATTTAGCATTAACACGTCAACCTAAACCTCCATTTAGTTTTTATGATGAAAAATTTCCAATTTATACAAGGCCAAGATATCTTCCTCCATCAAAACTTGTAGATGCTCAAATTACTGATTCAATAGTTTGTGAGGGAACTATTTTAAAATCATGTAGTATCTTGCATTGTGTTTTAGGCGTTAGAAGTAGAATTGAAAGCGATTCTGTCATTGAAGATGCCTTAGTAATGGGGGCTGATTTCTTTGAATCGCAAGAAGAAAGGGTTGAATTAAGAAAAGGTGGTGGTACACCTCTTGGTGTAGGTGTAGGCTCAACTATAAAAAGAGCAATCCTTGATAAGAATGCAAGAATAGGAGACAATGTAGTCATAGTGAACAAGGATAGAGTAGAAGAAGCAGACAAACCTGAGTTGGGATTTTATATACGAAATGGAATTGTTGTTGTAGTTAAAAATGCAACTATTGCCAATGGAACAATTATTTAA
- a CDS encoding glutamyl-tRNA reductase — translation MQIVVVGLSHRTAPVEVREKLSIPDQAISESLKSLRAYSDILEVSILSTCNRLEIYGLVKDKNIGISSIKEFLSDYSQVNCEVLTPHLFDFRQEEAVLHLMKVSAGLDSLVLGEGQILSQVKKMMRLGQENQSTGPILNRLLSQSVSAGKKVRAETNLGTGAVSISSAAVELAQLKIGQDNGIDGLVSLKGEKVLVVGAGRMSRLLITHLKSKGCNKLTLLNRNIDRAINLSGDFPDIEIICKGLDELDKSITLSSLVFTSTASEKPFIDLERIKNISLNNKLKFIDIGVPRNISNDVKQHDLIEAFDVDDLEEVVSRNQEFRQKIAKEAESLVKEERIIFLEWWASLEAVPVINKLRSDLELIRKEELQKALSRMGPDFSARERKVVEALTKGIINKILHTPVTKLRSPQSREERQASLKIVEKLFSLMDDEQK, via the coding sequence ATGCAAATTGTTGTCGTCGGACTAAGTCATCGCACGGCACCTGTTGAAGTGCGAGAAAAGTTAAGTATTCCGGATCAAGCTATTTCTGAATCACTAAAAAGTCTTAGGGCCTATTCTGACATTTTAGAAGTTTCCATTTTAAGTACTTGCAACAGGTTAGAGATATACGGTCTTGTAAAAGATAAAAATATAGGTATTTCATCAATTAAGGAATTTTTATCAGATTATTCTCAAGTTAATTGTGAAGTTCTAACTCCTCATTTATTTGACTTTAGGCAAGAAGAGGCTGTTTTGCATTTAATGAAAGTATCAGCTGGATTAGATAGCCTTGTTCTGGGAGAAGGGCAAATTCTCTCACAAGTAAAAAAAATGATGAGATTAGGTCAGGAGAATCAATCTACTGGCCCAATTCTTAATAGATTATTAAGTCAATCAGTTAGCGCAGGAAAAAAAGTAAGAGCTGAAACGAACTTAGGAACTGGTGCTGTATCGATAAGTTCAGCGGCTGTGGAACTAGCCCAATTAAAAATTGGTCAAGATAACGGCATTGATGGGCTTGTTAGTTTGAAAGGAGAAAAAGTTCTTGTCGTTGGAGCTGGAAGGATGAGTAGACTGTTAATTACGCATTTGAAATCTAAAGGATGTAATAAGCTCACCCTTTTAAATAGAAATATTGATAGAGCTATCAATCTTTCAGGTGATTTCCCAGATATTGAAATTATTTGTAAGGGTTTAGATGAATTGGATAAAAGCATAACATTATCTTCACTAGTCTTCACAAGTACCGCTTCTGAAAAACCATTTATTGATTTAGAAAGAATTAAAAATATAAGTTTAAATAATAAACTTAAATTTATTGATATAGGTGTACCAAGAAATATTTCTAATGATGTAAAACAACACGATTTAATAGAAGCATTTGATGTCGATGACTTAGAAGAAGTTGTTTCTAGAAATCAAGAATTCAGGCAAAAAATAGCAAAAGAGGCTGAGTCTTTAGTGAAAGAGGAAAGAATCATTTTTTTGGAGTGGTGGGCAAGTTTAGAAGCAGTTCCAGTAATAAATAAATTAAGGTCTGATTTGGAACTTATAAGAAAAGAAGAGTTACAAAAAGCACTAAGTAGAATGGGGCCGGATTTTTCTGCTCGAGAAAGAAAAGTTGTGGAGGCTTTAACTAAAGGAATAATTAATAAAATTCTTCACACACCAGTTACAAAATTGAGAAGTCCTCAGTCGAGAGAAGAAAGACAAGCATCATTAAAAATCGTAGAAAAATTGTTTTCTTTAATGGATGATGAGCAAAAATAA
- the rpe gene encoding ribulose-phosphate 3-epimerase — MTESNSKNSYSVNRPIQIIPSVLPADWANMGGCVKDLEEAGVDRIQFDVMDGNFVPNLTFGPEMIAACRKYCKVPFETQLMVSQYNCETMLESYVNSTKGPNGEPGVVIAHAESNVHLHRILGRIRDLGGSPSVALNPHTPFEMIENIMDMVDHVLVMTVNPGFGGQAYIPTMLSKIRKIREFVIEKNLNIDIEVDGGIKANWTISQCAAAGANCFIAGSGMFAYPTLKEGCDELRSVAQDAQNGKIISEP, encoded by the coding sequence ATGACCGAATCTAATTCTAAAAACTCATATAGTGTTAATCGACCAATTCAAATAATTCCTTCTGTCTTACCTGCAGATTGGGCAAATATGGGGGGATGTGTAAAAGATCTTGAGGAAGCAGGGGTTGATCGTATTCAATTTGATGTAATGGATGGTAATTTTGTTCCAAATCTTACATTTGGTCCTGAAATGATTGCTGCATGTAGGAAATATTGCAAGGTTCCTTTTGAGACTCAATTGATGGTAAGCCAATATAACTGTGAGACAATGCTCGAGTCATACGTTAATTCAACAAAAGGACCAAATGGAGAGCCAGGAGTTGTAATCGCTCATGCTGAATCAAACGTTCACCTTCACAGGATTCTTGGAAGGATAAGAGATCTTGGTGGATCGCCATCGGTTGCATTAAATCCTCATACACCATTTGAAATGATTGAAAATATAATGGATATGGTGGATCACGTCTTAGTAATGACAGTTAACCCAGGATTTGGAGGTCAAGCATACATACCAACTATGCTAAGTAAAATAAGAAAAATTAGAGAATTTGTAATTGAAAAGAATTTGAATATAGACATCGAAGTTGATGGTGGAATAAAAGCAAATTGGACCATTTCGCAATGTGCAGCGGCTGGGGCTAATTGTTTTATCGCAGGGAGTGGAATGTTTGCTTATCCCACATTGAAAGAGGGTTGCGATGAATTAAGGTCAGTTGCCCAAGATGCTCAAAATGGAAAGATAATTTCAGAGCCCTAA